One part of the Anser cygnoides isolate HZ-2024a breed goose chromosome 9, Taihu_goose_T2T_genome, whole genome shotgun sequence genome encodes these proteins:
- the GPR171 gene encoding G-protein coupled receptor 171 encodes MSNVSQCYIKTEMEPFTYFYYLIFLMGFLGSCFALWAFTQKGQKQKCMSIYLTNLLTADFLLTLALPVKIIVDLGVASWKLRIFHCQVTACFIYLNMYLSIIFLGFVSMDRCLQLMHSCKIYRIQEPGFAKMLSAVVWTMVLLITVPNMAIPIKTIEERPNAGCIDFKTKFGRDWHVFTNFVCTAIFLNFSAVILISNFLVVRQLYRNKYSESYANVKKALINILLVTAGYILCFVPYHIVRIPYTLSQNDAITNCSLKQTLFQAKESTLLFAVSNLCFDPILYYHLSNSFKLKVTETFIAPKETKAFTDEEPEHRNKQQVQTYEF; translated from the coding sequence ATGTCAAACGTTTCACAATGCTATATCAAGACAGAAATGGAACCTTTTACCTATTTTTACTACTTAATTTTTCTAATGGGTTTTCTGGGGAGTTGTTTTGCACTATGGGCATTCACACAAAAAGGTCAAAAACAGAAGTGTATGAGCATCTACTTAACTAACCTCTTAACGGCAGACTTTCTGTTGACTTTGGCGTTGCCAGTGAAGATAATTGTTGACCTAGGAGTTGCATCCTGGAAACTGAGAATATTCCACTGTCAAGTTACAGCCTGTTTCATCTACCTGAACATGTATTTATCAATTATATTCTTGGGATTTGTAAGCATGGATCGTTGCCTTCAGCTAATGCACAGTTGTAAGATCTACCGCATTCAAGAGCCTGGATTTGCCAAGATGTTGTCTGCAGTTGTATGGACAATGGTTCTCCTTATAACAGTGCCTAACATGGCTATTCCAATCAAAACCATTGAAGAAAGGCCTAATGCAGGGTGCAttgatttcaaaacaaaatttggaaGAGACTGGCACGTTTTTACAAATTTTGTATGTACAGCAATATTCCTGAACTTTTCAGCTGTGATACTGATTTCCAATTTCCTTGTTGTTAGACAACTCTACAGAAACAAATACAGTGAGAGTTACGCGAATGTGAAGAAGGCCCTGATCAACATATTGCTTGTAACAGCAGGCTACATACTGTGTTTTGTTCCATACCACATCGTCCGCATTCCCTACACTTTGAGCCAGAATGATGCCATAACCAACTGCTCTCTGAAGCAAACACTCTTTCAAGCAAAAGAATCTACCTTGCTGTTTGCAGTATCAAACCTCTGTTTTGACCCTATTCTGTATTATCACCTTTCCAATTCATTCAAATTGAAAGTTACTGAGACTTTCATAGCACCCAAAGAGACAAAGGCTTTCACAGATGAAGAGCCagaacacagaaacaaacagcaggTGCAGACATACGAATTCTGA